Proteins co-encoded in one Rhodococcus sp. PAMC28707 genomic window:
- a CDS encoding LemA family protein, which yields MTVFVVLAILVLVLLAYTASLERRVRRYTSRTAASRYLVTVELDRRHVQLEPFIAAVESSGLDPKTVRALVGARSWSKAVRERELGLNTQAAAENALSAAVHSVLAESDMHPTLKTSWAFQGPAGDLETTEKRIAGAVRVYNDNAYRLSLARTTFPSRLVAKALKVPDPEPFVEHAASAGEQPEDLPAQLA from the coding sequence GTGACTGTTTTTGTGGTTCTTGCGATCCTCGTACTCGTTCTCCTTGCCTACACGGCGAGCCTCGAACGGCGGGTTCGCCGCTATACCTCGCGTACCGCGGCGAGTCGATATCTCGTGACCGTCGAACTCGATCGCCGTCACGTTCAGCTGGAGCCGTTCATCGCTGCCGTCGAGTCCTCGGGGCTCGATCCGAAAACAGTTCGTGCCCTGGTCGGTGCTCGATCGTGGTCCAAAGCGGTCCGCGAGCGCGAACTGGGTCTCAACACACAGGCTGCCGCGGAGAATGCGCTGTCCGCCGCAGTGCACTCGGTGCTCGCGGAATCGGACATGCATCCCACGCTCAAGACCAGTTGGGCCTTCCAAGGTCCCGCCGGGGATCTGGAGACGACCGAGAAGCGGATCGCAGGCGCAGTGCGGGTGTACAACGACAACGCATATCGACTCTCGCTGGCGCGTACGACTTTTCCGTCGAGGCTGGTAGCGAAAGCGTTGAAGGTGCCGGATCCGGAACCGTTCGTCGAGCATGCCGCGTCGGCCGGTGAACAACCGGAGGACTTGCCCGCGCAGCTTGCCTGA
- the pyrE gene encoding orotate phosphoribosyltransferase translates to MAISADNAERAELAGLVRELAIVHGKVTLSSGKEADYYVDLRRATLHHRASALIGSLMRELVADWDFDSVGGLTMGADPVAFAVMHAPGRPIDAFVVRKAAKAHGMQRQIEGPDIVGKRVLVVEDTTTTGNSPLTAVAALREAGATVVGVATVVDRATGADDVIAAEGLEYRSLLGLGDLGL, encoded by the coding sequence ATGGCCATCAGCGCCGACAATGCCGAGCGGGCCGAACTGGCCGGGCTCGTACGTGAACTTGCCATCGTCCACGGCAAGGTGACGTTGTCCTCGGGGAAAGAGGCCGACTACTACGTCGACCTACGCCGTGCGACGCTCCACCACCGAGCGAGCGCGCTGATCGGTTCGTTGATGCGCGAACTGGTCGCGGATTGGGATTTCGACTCGGTCGGCGGGTTGACGATGGGCGCCGATCCCGTTGCGTTCGCAGTCATGCATGCGCCGGGTCGTCCGATCGACGCGTTCGTCGTGCGGAAGGCTGCGAAGGCGCACGGAATGCAGCGCCAGATCGAAGGACCCGACATTGTCGGCAAGCGCGTGTTGGTTGTCGAAGACACCACAACCACCGGCAATTCGCCACTTACTGCCGTCGCTGCGCTGCGGGAGGCGGGTGCGACGGTCGTCGGAGTTGCCACCGTGGTGGACAGGGCAACTGGTGCGGACGACGTCATTGCCGCCGAGGGGCTCGAGTATCGTTCGCTCCTCGGACTGGGAGATCTAGGGCTGTAG
- a CDS encoding ABC transporter ATP-binding protein has protein sequence MSLNLTDITLTYPDGAGRLTALDSVDLTVEKGTMTAIIGPSGSGKSSLLAVAATLITPDHGQVVIDGVSTKSLSRGDLTTLRRNKVGMVFQQPNLLASLTAAEQLQVIAHINGDSPRAAKEKALALLDSVGLSKEADKRPNQLSGGQRQRVNIVRAMMNDPAVLLVDEPTSALDRERGAAILDLITTLTHRNATATVVVTHDHSHLSAMDNVVEIIDGVLRTSVKSGA, from the coding sequence ATGAGCTTGAACCTGACCGACATCACTCTGACCTACCCTGACGGCGCCGGACGCCTGACCGCCTTGGACAGCGTCGACTTGACCGTCGAAAAGGGCACGATGACAGCGATTATCGGACCGTCCGGCTCCGGGAAGTCCAGTCTGCTCGCCGTCGCCGCAACCTTGATCACGCCAGATCATGGTCAGGTTGTCATCGATGGAGTATCGACGAAGTCGCTTTCCCGCGGCGACTTGACCACTCTGCGCCGCAACAAGGTCGGCATGGTTTTCCAACAACCGAACCTGCTTGCCTCGCTGACCGCAGCCGAGCAGCTACAGGTCATCGCACACATCAACGGTGACTCTCCGCGGGCTGCGAAAGAAAAAGCGTTGGCGTTGCTCGACTCCGTCGGGCTGAGCAAGGAAGCCGACAAGCGACCGAACCAACTTTCCGGTGGTCAACGTCAGCGGGTCAACATCGTCAGAGCCATGATGAACGACCCCGCGGTGTTGCTCGTCGACGAGCCCACCAGCGCGCTGGACCGAGAACGCGGTGCGGCAATCTTGGACCTCATCACCACCCTGACGCACCGAAACGCGACCGCTACAGTGGTCGTCACACACGACCACTCTCATCTATCCGCCATGGACAATGTCGTCGAAATCATCGACGGAGTTCTGCGGACCTCGGTGAAGAGCGGCGCCTGA
- a CDS encoding response regulator transcription factor: MIRLLLADDHPVVRAGLRAVLETEPDFQVIAEARTAEEAIEVSAELDVDVVLMDLQFGPGMHGAEAIAVISARPNGPHVLVLTTYDTDADILAAIEAGAAGYLLKDAPPEELAAAVRTAASGKSALAPSIASRLMDRMRTPDNALTLREIEVLGLVADGLSNLQISQKLFLSQATVKSHLAHIYTKLGVDSRTSAVAAATSRGLMRR; encoded by the coding sequence ATGATTCGCCTTCTGCTGGCAGACGATCACCCGGTTGTGCGCGCCGGGTTGCGGGCCGTATTGGAGACCGAACCCGACTTTCAGGTGATCGCCGAGGCACGGACCGCCGAGGAAGCGATCGAAGTGTCCGCCGAGCTCGATGTGGACGTGGTGCTGATGGACCTGCAGTTCGGACCCGGAATGCACGGTGCCGAAGCTATCGCGGTGATCAGTGCTCGCCCGAACGGGCCGCATGTGTTGGTGCTGACGACCTATGACACCGACGCGGACATCCTTGCCGCGATCGAGGCAGGGGCAGCGGGCTATCTGCTGAAGGATGCACCCCCCGAGGAGCTCGCGGCTGCGGTTCGCACCGCGGCATCGGGCAAGTCCGCGCTCGCACCCTCGATCGCCTCACGACTGATGGACCGGATGAGGACGCCGGACAACGCGCTGACTCTGCGGGAGATCGAGGTACTGGGGTTGGTGGCAGACGGCCTCTCCAACCTGCAGATCAGTCAGAAATTGTTCTTGAGTCAAGCCACGGTCAAGTCTCACCTCGCGCACATCTACACCAAGTTGGGCGTGGATTCGCGGACCTCGGCGGTTGCCGCCGCGACTTCTCGCGGGCTGATGCGCCGCTGA
- a CDS encoding FtsX-like permease family protein, with product MARKERQKVVFVAWRDLLFAKGRFALMGTVIILITMLVGLLSGLTAGLGKESTSAITGLSADRLAFSQPAEGKSVSFTDSKVTESMWQQWSSVDGVDRADPLGITTTKAEAGEHSAAISAFGVQQGSALAPESDRIVPGTAVLSTSAADELDVSTGDDFSLGGQRLTVAAIDGDASYSHTPVIFMDLAAWQTLTGGSSTGPLSATVIGLTTSGDTADLAAADTQIGTDTVTTSDAKSAIGSYTSENGSLQLMRAFMFAISALVIGAFFTVWTIQRTGDVAVLKALGASTGYLLRDALGQAVVLLVAGTAIGTALAAGVGALVGGTVPFVLDIGTVALPALVIIILGAMGAGLSINRITSVDPLTALGSAR from the coding sequence GTGGCACGCAAGGAGAGGCAAAAAGTCGTGTTCGTCGCCTGGAGAGATCTACTGTTCGCCAAGGGGCGGTTCGCCCTGATGGGTACCGTCATCATCCTGATCACCATGTTGGTCGGCCTGTTGTCCGGGCTCACTGCAGGGCTCGGTAAGGAAAGCACGTCGGCCATTACCGGCTTGTCCGCGGACCGTCTGGCATTTTCCCAACCTGCCGAGGGTAAGTCGGTGTCGTTCACCGACTCCAAAGTCACAGAATCCATGTGGCAACAATGGTCGAGCGTCGATGGGGTCGACCGAGCCGATCCACTCGGCATCACCACCACCAAGGCCGAGGCCGGTGAGCACAGCGCTGCAATCTCTGCGTTCGGCGTACAGCAAGGCTCGGCCCTGGCACCGGAATCGGACCGCATAGTTCCCGGAACTGCCGTGCTGTCGACTTCCGCAGCCGACGAGCTCGACGTGAGCACCGGCGACGACTTCAGCCTCGGTGGGCAGCGTCTGACCGTCGCAGCGATCGATGGCGACGCGTCCTACAGCCACACCCCGGTGATTTTCATGGACCTGGCAGCTTGGCAGACTCTGACCGGCGGCTCGTCCACCGGCCCTCTGTCGGCCACCGTGATCGGCTTGACCACCAGCGGCGACACTGCAGACCTGGCCGCAGCCGACACTCAGATCGGCACCGACACCGTGACCACGTCCGATGCCAAATCTGCAATCGGTTCCTACACCTCGGAAAATGGTTCGCTGCAGCTGATGCGCGCTTTCATGTTCGCAATATCAGCCCTGGTCATCGGTGCATTCTTCACCGTGTGGACCATCCAACGCACCGGTGACGTCGCCGTACTCAAAGCCCTCGGCGCGTCCACCGGCTACCTGTTGCGAGATGCGCTCGGCCAAGCAGTCGTACTTCTGGTCGCAGGCACTGCAATCGGAACCGCACTGGCCGCCGGCGTCGGAGCGCTGGTCGGCGGGACAGTCCCGTTCGTACTCGATATCGGCACGGTGGCACTGCCCGCACTGGTCATCATCATCCTCGGCGCGATGGGCGCCGGGTTGTCCATCAACCGCATCACCTCGGTTGACCCACTTACTGCACTCGGGAGCGCACGATGA
- a CDS encoding class F sortase codes for MLRRSIWVTTAALLIAVSGCASDGSDVISPSGESVEAQISAPSPTAAVVDPAQPDAIELRSSDGVTYMSSPVNPDGLFRGGDSGQVLNPVDERPAWWAESGLPGTDAQQTVVVVGHNYSKKDAPFKALGVAQPGDRVVLDTPNGVLEYAVESVGPLPKGSLLGDNDLRRSVPGRLILANCDVRGGEPTNDNFIVVAQLQ; via the coding sequence ATGCTTCGTAGATCCATCTGGGTTACTACCGCGGCCCTGCTCATCGCTGTATCCGGTTGCGCAAGTGACGGTTCCGACGTGATCAGCCCCAGCGGGGAGTCGGTGGAGGCGCAGATTTCTGCGCCTTCACCGACTGCCGCGGTCGTCGATCCGGCCCAGCCCGACGCCATCGAACTGCGATCGTCCGACGGCGTCACCTACATGAGCAGCCCGGTCAATCCCGACGGCCTCTTCCGCGGAGGAGACAGCGGGCAGGTACTGAATCCTGTCGACGAGCGACCTGCATGGTGGGCCGAGAGCGGGCTACCGGGGACCGATGCGCAACAGACCGTAGTGGTTGTGGGCCACAACTATTCGAAGAAGGACGCACCTTTCAAGGCGCTCGGCGTCGCACAGCCGGGCGACCGAGTCGTACTCGATACCCCCAACGGGGTTCTCGAGTACGCAGTGGAAAGCGTCGGCCCACTGCCGAAGGGTTCACTACTGGGCGACAACGACCTTCGCCGCTCGGTGCCGGGAAGGTTGATCCTCGCGAACTGCGACGTGCGCGGCGGCGAACCGACGAACGACAACTTCATCGTGGTGGCGCAGTTGCAATAG
- a CDS encoding SDR family oxidoreductase — protein sequence MSAPASRPVALVTGPTSGLGGEFARHLASRGYDLVLVARNELKLRALADDLRVGFGANSEIIAADLATSAGREAVIARLELGVEYLVNNAGFGTSGEFWTADPELLQSQLDVNVTSVMHFTRAALPSMVAAAKGTVINVASVAGLLAGRGSTYSASKAYVISFSEGLSGGLAGTGVQIQALCPGFIKTEFHQRAGIEMSSIPRFMWLSVEQVVQTSMKDLDKGKVISIPGAQYKVLTAVGSKVPKSAVRKLTNLVGRGRGRT from the coding sequence GTGTCCGCACCCGCATCGCGCCCCGTCGCGCTAGTCACCGGTCCTACTTCGGGACTCGGCGGCGAATTTGCACGTCATCTGGCATCGCGTGGCTACGACCTCGTGCTCGTCGCTCGCAACGAGTTGAAGCTGCGAGCCCTCGCCGACGATCTGCGCGTCGGATTCGGTGCGAACTCGGAGATCATTGCCGCGGATCTGGCAACCTCGGCTGGGCGTGAGGCCGTGATCGCGCGTTTGGAACTGGGCGTCGAGTATCTGGTCAACAACGCGGGCTTCGGTACCTCGGGTGAATTCTGGACCGCGGACCCCGAACTGCTGCAGTCGCAGTTGGACGTCAATGTCACCTCCGTCATGCACTTCACCCGAGCAGCGCTTCCGTCGATGGTTGCCGCGGCCAAGGGCACAGTGATCAACGTTGCGAGTGTTGCCGGCTTGTTGGCCGGACGAGGCTCCACCTACTCGGCGTCGAAGGCATACGTCATCTCGTTCTCCGAAGGATTGTCCGGTGGTCTCGCCGGCACCGGTGTTCAGATCCAAGCCCTGTGCCCTGGTTTCATCAAGACCGAGTTCCATCAGCGGGCGGGTATCGAAATGTCCTCGATCCCGAGATTCATGTGGTTGAGCGTCGAGCAGGTCGTGCAGACCTCTATGAAGGATCTGGACAAGGGCAAGGTCATCAGCATTCCTGGCGCACAGTACAAAGTACTGACGGCCGTCGGCAGCAAGGTGCCCAAAAGTGCGGTCCGGAAGCTGACCAACCTTGTCGGGCGAGGACGCGGACGGACCTAA
- the clpB gene encoding ATP-dependent chaperone ClpB: MDSFTPTTKTQAALSAALQAASAAGNPDIRPSHLLVALLDQTDGIASPLLKAVGVDPIAVRTEAQKLVDRLPSATGSTTTPQLGREALAAITAAQALATELDDEYVSTEHLMVGLATGGSDVANLLTGHGAGANELRDAFQAVRGSARVTSADPESTYQALEKYSTDLTAQAREGKLDPVIGRDTEIRRVVQVLSRRTKNNPVLIGEPGVGKTAIVEGLAQRIIAGDVPESLKGKTVVSLDLGSMVAGAKFRGEFEERLKAVLDDIKNSAGQIITFIDELHTIVGAGASGESAMDAGNMIKPMLARGELRLVGATTLEEYRKYIEKDAALERRFQQVYVGEPSVEDTVGILRGLKERYEVHHGVRITDSALVAAATLSDRYITARFLPDKAIDLVDEAASRLRMEIDSRPVEIDEVERSVRRLEIEEMALEKETDDASKARLEKLRAELADSQEKLNQLSTRWQNEKTAIDSVRVLKEELENLRGESERAERDGDLGKAAELRYGRIPTLEKELAAKTESTPAQEGLMLKEEVGPDDVADVVAVWTGIPAGRMLEGETAKLLRMEDELGKRVVGQKDAVQAVSDAVRRARAGVADPNRPTGSFLFLGPTGVGKTELAKALADFLFDDERAMVRIDMSEYSEKHAVARLVGAPPGYVGYEAGGQLTEAVRRRPYTVVLFDEVEKAHPDVFDILLAVLDEGRLTDGQGRTVDFRNTILILTSNLGAGGDKDQVMDAVRRAFKPEFVNRLDDVVVFDALSEEQLESIVDIQLGQLAKRLAARRLTLEVSPAAKMWLASRGYDPMYGARPLRRLTQQAIGDQLAKLLLAGKVRDGDAVSVDVNPDGDQLILS, encoded by the coding sequence GTGGACAGCTTCACCCCCACAACGAAAACGCAGGCCGCGCTCAGTGCCGCTCTGCAAGCCGCGTCCGCAGCGGGAAACCCGGATATTCGCCCGTCGCATTTGTTGGTGGCGTTGCTGGACCAAACGGACGGCATCGCCTCGCCCCTGTTGAAGGCCGTCGGTGTCGACCCGATTGCAGTGCGTACCGAAGCACAAAAATTGGTCGACCGCCTGCCCTCCGCTACAGGCTCGACAACCACTCCGCAGCTCGGACGTGAGGCGCTTGCGGCCATCACCGCAGCACAGGCACTGGCGACCGAACTGGACGACGAGTACGTCTCCACCGAACATCTGATGGTCGGCCTCGCGACCGGTGGTTCCGATGTCGCCAACCTCCTCACCGGCCACGGTGCGGGCGCCAACGAGCTGCGTGACGCATTCCAGGCCGTCCGGGGGAGTGCGCGCGTCACCAGCGCCGATCCCGAGAGCACCTACCAGGCCCTCGAAAAGTACAGCACCGATCTGACTGCTCAGGCTCGCGAAGGCAAGCTCGATCCGGTCATCGGCCGCGACACCGAGATCAGGCGCGTCGTCCAGGTCCTCTCGCGCCGTACCAAGAACAATCCCGTCCTCATCGGCGAGCCCGGTGTCGGCAAGACAGCCATCGTGGAGGGACTTGCGCAGCGGATCATCGCCGGCGACGTGCCGGAAAGCCTGAAGGGCAAGACCGTGGTGTCGCTCGACCTCGGCTCGATGGTCGCGGGCGCCAAGTTCCGCGGTGAGTTCGAGGAGCGGCTCAAGGCCGTACTCGACGACATCAAGAACTCGGCCGGACAGATCATCACCTTCATCGACGAGCTGCACACCATCGTCGGCGCAGGCGCGAGCGGTGAGTCCGCAATGGACGCCGGCAACATGATCAAGCCGATGCTCGCCCGCGGTGAACTGCGACTCGTCGGAGCCACGACACTCGAGGAGTACCGCAAGTACATCGAAAAGGATGCCGCCCTCGAACGTCGATTCCAGCAGGTCTACGTCGGCGAACCCTCGGTCGAGGACACCGTCGGAATTTTGCGTGGCCTCAAGGAACGGTACGAGGTGCACCACGGCGTTCGCATCACCGACTCGGCTCTCGTTGCTGCCGCCACATTGAGCGACCGCTACATCACCGCACGGTTCCTACCGGACAAGGCAATCGACCTGGTCGACGAGGCTGCGTCGAGGCTGCGCATGGAAATCGACTCGCGACCCGTCGAAATCGACGAGGTGGAACGGTCGGTTCGTCGGCTCGAGATCGAAGAGATGGCACTCGAGAAGGAAACCGACGACGCGTCGAAAGCTCGGCTCGAGAAGCTACGTGCGGAGTTGGCGGACTCCCAGGAGAAGCTCAACCAGTTGAGCACCCGCTGGCAGAACGAGAAAACGGCCATCGACTCCGTGCGTGTTCTCAAAGAAGAGCTCGAGAACCTGCGCGGTGAATCCGAACGCGCCGAGCGCGACGGCGATCTAGGCAAGGCCGCGGAGTTGCGCTACGGCAGGATCCCGACTCTCGAGAAAGAGCTCGCAGCCAAGACCGAGTCGACGCCCGCACAGGAAGGGCTCATGCTCAAGGAAGAGGTCGGCCCGGACGACGTCGCCGATGTCGTCGCGGTCTGGACCGGAATTCCCGCAGGCCGGATGCTCGAGGGTGAGACAGCGAAGTTGCTGCGCATGGAAGACGAGTTGGGTAAGCGTGTCGTCGGCCAGAAAGATGCCGTCCAAGCGGTGTCCGACGCGGTCCGGCGAGCACGCGCCGGGGTCGCCGATCCGAACCGTCCGACAGGATCGTTCCTGTTCCTCGGTCCGACTGGCGTCGGCAAGACCGAGCTCGCGAAAGCGCTCGCGGACTTCCTCTTCGACGACGAACGCGCAATGGTTCGCATCGACATGAGCGAGTACAGCGAGAAGCACGCTGTGGCGCGACTGGTCGGCGCACCTCCGGGTTACGTCGGTTACGAAGCAGGTGGGCAGCTCACCGAAGCAGTCCGCAGGCGTCCGTACACCGTCGTGCTGTTCGACGAGGTCGAGAAGGCGCACCCGGACGTCTTCGACATCCTGCTCGCCGTGCTCGACGAGGGCAGGTTGACCGACGGCCAGGGCCGCACGGTCGACTTCCGCAACACCATATTGATCCTCACCTCGAATCTCGGGGCAGGTGGTGACAAGGATCAGGTCATGGATGCGGTCCGTCGAGCGTTCAAGCCGGAGTTCGTCAACCGCCTCGACGACGTCGTCGTGTTCGACGCTTTGTCCGAGGAACAGCTCGAGTCGATCGTCGACATCCAGCTCGGCCAATTGGCCAAGCGTCTTGCTGCTCGACGATTGACGCTGGAGGTTTCTCCGGCGGCGAAGATGTGGCTGGCGTCGCGCGGCTACGACCCCATGTACGGGGCTCGTCCACTGCGCAGGCTGACCCAGCAGGCAATCGGCGATCAGCTTGCCAAGCTGCTGTTGGCGGGCAAGGTTCGCGACGGCGACGCCGTCTCGGTGGACGTGAATCCCGACGGGGATCAGCTGATCCTGAGCTGA
- a CDS encoding sensor histidine kinase has product MDPSSLTPLGRVLRGCLHLMFVALVALSIVRAVLDDAPHVVAIVVIAVLLGAVYTAGALWPRARTSRSAAAQWLVAVGVLWIALLVLSPEAVYVAFPLYFLQLHLLSPKWGLTAVVATTIAAIGGFSWHQGALTVGVVIGPALGATVAVAVVFGYDALYRESEQRRRLIEELTATRGELAVAEHSAGALAERERLAREIHDTLAQGLSSIQLLLRASERMLPERPDEAREHVVHARETAVSNLEEARRFVRALTPPDLENSSLSAALERVCANAFHTGGPVVDWTLSGTPVPLPIAHEVALLRIAQSALANAVQHSNADRVAVTLSYMDTEVALDVVDDGVGFDPDALPPRTDRGFGLPGMRARARSLNGTMVVETAPGEGTAIAVTLSLEVRA; this is encoded by the coding sequence ATGGATCCGTCGTCGCTCACCCCACTCGGTCGCGTACTACGCGGCTGCCTCCATCTGATGTTCGTCGCATTGGTTGCGCTTTCGATCGTGCGAGCGGTTCTGGACGATGCGCCGCACGTGGTCGCGATTGTCGTCATCGCGGTGCTTCTCGGCGCGGTGTACACGGCAGGTGCGTTGTGGCCGAGGGCACGGACCTCTCGATCGGCGGCCGCGCAGTGGTTGGTAGCGGTAGGTGTCCTGTGGATCGCGTTGCTCGTGTTGAGTCCGGAGGCCGTCTACGTCGCGTTTCCGCTCTACTTTCTGCAATTACACCTGCTGTCCCCCAAATGGGGGCTGACCGCAGTTGTGGCGACGACGATCGCGGCAATCGGTGGTTTCTCCTGGCATCAAGGTGCACTCACTGTCGGAGTCGTCATCGGACCGGCGCTCGGAGCGACGGTCGCCGTTGCAGTGGTGTTCGGCTACGACGCTCTTTACCGCGAGAGTGAACAGCGGCGCAGGCTCATCGAGGAGCTCACTGCGACCCGCGGAGAACTGGCAGTGGCCGAGCACTCGGCAGGGGCCCTCGCAGAGCGCGAGCGTCTCGCCCGCGAAATTCACGACACCTTGGCTCAGGGTCTGTCGAGTATCCAGTTACTGCTGCGTGCGTCGGAACGAATGCTCCCCGAACGGCCGGACGAAGCGCGAGAACACGTCGTCCATGCACGGGAGACGGCAGTGAGCAATCTGGAGGAAGCGCGGCGTTTCGTTCGAGCCCTGACCCCACCCGACCTCGAGAACAGTTCGTTGTCCGCAGCTTTGGAACGCGTGTGCGCCAATGCCTTTCATACAGGTGGACCGGTAGTCGATTGGACGCTGTCCGGCACACCGGTTCCGCTGCCGATCGCGCACGAGGTCGCATTGCTTCGGATCGCGCAATCTGCCCTCGCCAACGCCGTTCAGCACAGTAATGCCGACCGAGTGGCGGTGACGCTGAGCTATATGGACACCGAGGTCGCCCTCGATGTCGTCGACGACGGAGTGGGTTTCGATCCCGATGCGCTTCCACCGCGCACAGATCGAGGATTCGGGCTACCGGGGATGCGCGCGCGAGCCCGCTCGTTGAACGGGACGATGGTGGTGGAGACCGCCCCCGGCGAGGGCACCGCTATCGCCGTCACTTTGTCGTTGGAGGTGCGAGCATGA
- a CDS encoding DUF5666 domain-containing protein, with protein sequence MTNPDEPRDRPQGSDRSWADGTANPPPEGSENDQPTEVWQRQQNQGGQQYQQYPDSQPYPPGEPYPGTQPYPGSQPYPGSQPYPTGQPYPDQPTQQFGFPQSQVQGYGQPYQQQPNPTQAMPPYDPNQQYAANQQYAVNPEQYGQPPGYTGETPVEGDKSSGGSGGDSSNKWLVALLALAVLAVVILAGILFLTNRSSDSEVTASPGITRTLPQSSAPLPSTPGRAPVVPSAPGGLVPGGIPEVLGGAGAAVGTITAIDGATISINGVDGAPVTVTTTPKTEVISLSGFDLSDLKVGSLVVVNGAPVEGGSITAEVIIEVPKFGG encoded by the coding sequence ATGACGAATCCGGATGAGCCGCGTGATCGGCCGCAGGGCAGCGATCGGTCCTGGGCAGATGGCACCGCGAACCCGCCGCCCGAGGGATCCGAGAACGATCAGCCCACCGAGGTCTGGCAACGCCAGCAAAACCAGGGTGGTCAGCAGTATCAGCAGTACCCGGACTCCCAGCCTTATCCACCGGGTGAGCCTTACCCAGGTACACAGCCCTACCCAGGTTCACAGCCCTACCCAGGTTCACAGCCTTATCCGACGGGTCAACCGTATCCGGATCAGCCCACTCAGCAGTTCGGCTTTCCACAGTCACAGGTTCAGGGGTACGGGCAGCCCTATCAACAGCAGCCGAACCCGACTCAGGCCATGCCCCCGTACGACCCCAACCAGCAGTACGCCGCCAACCAGCAGTACGCGGTGAACCCGGAGCAGTATGGTCAGCCTCCCGGTTACACGGGGGAGACGCCGGTCGAGGGAGACAAATCTTCGGGTGGTTCCGGCGGTGATTCGTCCAACAAGTGGCTCGTTGCTCTCCTTGCACTGGCAGTCCTTGCCGTCGTGATACTCGCCGGTATTCTCTTTCTCACCAACCGGTCTTCCGATTCCGAGGTCACTGCGTCGCCCGGAATCACCAGGACGCTGCCTCAGAGTTCGGCGCCGCTGCCCAGTACACCGGGTCGCGCGCCCGTCGTTCCTTCGGCGCCCGGTGGACTCGTGCCCGGTGGGATTCCGGAGGTCCTCGGTGGGGCCGGTGCTGCGGTCGGAACCATCACCGCGATCGACGGCGCCACCATCTCGATCAACGGTGTCGACGGAGCTCCGGTCACGGTGACTACGACCCCGAAAACCGAAGTCATCTCCCTCTCGGGATTCGACCTCTCCGATTTGAAGGTCGGATCCTTGGTCGTCGTCAATGGGGCACCTGTCGAAGGCGGTTCCATCACGGCCGAGGTCATCATCGAAGTGCCCAAATTCGGTGGCTGA